The following nucleotide sequence is from Pseudomonas putida S13.1.2.
GTTGACGTGGCGTTCCAGGTCACTGGCCATGGTGTCGAACACCCCGGCCAATTCACCAATGTTGGAATGCGGCGAAATGTGTGTGCGCTCGGCCATCTGCCCCTGGCCCAGGCGCCGGGCGGTTTCCTTCAGGCGCTCCAGGTCGCGCCAGTGCGGCCATACCCATAACAGCAGGCAGCCCAGCATGGCCGCACCGATCAGCACGGTCACGCCCCACGACAGCACATTGATGTCCAGCGGGTCTGGCGGTGCATGCAGGCGCACCAGCCAGTGCTTGTCCAGCGGTGCCAGCACGGTTTCGTAGTAACCCCACTCGGCAATGCGCACAGCGTACTGGCCGTGCTCCAGGCGCGCCTGTTCGTCCGCGCTCAGTTCGGCCTGGTCCATGCGCAGCAATTTCACTTCCAGCGGGGCGAACGCGCTGGCCAGGTCCTGCTCCACGGCCGGCCACTGCTCGCGCGGGGCCTGGTGGAACTGGCGCACGATCAACGATTGCACGCCTTTGGCCTGGTCCAGGTTGTAGGCCATGAAACGCTCCTGGAACAGGCCGACGATGGTGTCAGGAATGAACAGCAGCGCACCGGCGTAGGCGACGATGATCACCAGGTACAGCCGCACCAGGATCTTGAGCATGGCCGGTCAGCACTCCCACTCGACGCGGCTGAACAGGTAGCCCTTGCCCCACACGGTCTTGATCTTGCGCGCTTCGCCGGCGTTATCGTCGAACTTGCGCCGCAGCTTGGAGATGGCCACGTCCACCGAACGGTCAGTGCCGTTGAACTCGATACCGCGCAGCTGCTGCAAGATACGGTCGCGGTTCAGCACTTCGCCGGCATTGCGCGCCAGTACCACCAGCAGGTTGTACTCGCCGCTGGACAGCTCCACTTCCTCGCCGCGCCAGCTGACCGTGCGCTCGGCCAGGTCGATGCGCAGGCCACCGATCAGGATCAGGTCGTTATCCAGCCGCGGCTCGTTGACGCTGCTGCGGCGCAGCAGGGTACGCACGCGGGCCAGCAGCACGCGCGGCTCGCAGGGTTTGGTCACGTAGTCGTCGGCACCCATTTCCAGGCCCAATACCTGATCATGGCTGTCGTCGCGGGCAGTGAGCATCAGGATCGGCAGGTTCTGCGACTCCTGGCGCAGCAGCCGGCACAGTTGCAGCCCATCGATACCCGGCAACATCAGGTCGAGGATGACCAGGTCGGGTT
It contains:
- a CDS encoding response regulator transcription factor, translated to MPNIFLVEDDSALSELIASYLQRNDFHVQVIARGDHVLDEYRRQKPDLVILDLMLPGIDGLQLCRLLRQESQNLPILMLTARDDSHDQVLGLEMGADDYVTKPCEPRVLLARVRTLLRRSSVNEPRLDNDLILIGGLRIDLAERTVSWRGEEVELSSGEYNLLVVLARNAGEVLNRDRILQQLRGIEFNGTDRSVDVAISKLRRKFDDNAGEARKIKTVWGKGYLFSRVEWEC